GAACCGGTGATCGCCCAGTGCATGTTTGAATCGGCCACGTTGCTCACCCACGCATGTGACACGCTGCGTGAAAAGTGTGTGGACGGTATCACCGTCAACGAAGAAAACTGCCGAAACATGGTGATGAATTCGATCGGTATCGTCACCTATTTCAACGATGTCATCGGGCATCATGCCGGTGACGTGGTGGGTAAACGAGCTGCGGCAGAAAACAAGAACGTCGGTGATCTGATCGTTGAGATGGGCTTCCTGTCTCAGGAACAGGTCGATGAGATCCTGTCTCCGGAGAACCTGGCGAACCCGCAGTATCGTGGCGCCAAGATCAGCGATGATCCTGAAACCCCCAAGCAGGCGTCAAGTAAGCACTAGCGCGTAATTCTGCCAATTGCAGACACACGAAGACGCCCTCGTCACTCTCACTGAGTAGCGATGAGGGCGTCTCCACGTCTGCGTTCACATCTTATTCGTCTGAAGCTGCAGCCTCATCGGCACCGATGCGCACATTGTGCAGCTGGTACTTCTCGATGGCCTGTTCGACGACTGCGCGGTCAACCTGGTTTTGATCGGCCAGTGCCTGCAGCGTGCGCACCACCATTGATTCTGCATCGATGTGGAAGTAGCGTCGTGCTGCGCGGCGCGTGTCGGAGATGCCGAAGCCGTCTGCGCCCAACGTGTACAGGTAGCCGGGAACCCACGGACGGATCTGATCAATGATCAGGGCATCGTAATCGGACGTGCCAATGAAGGGGCCTTCAGAGCCCGACAACTTGGTTGTCAGGTAGGCGTAGCGCGGATCCTCATTCGGATGCAGGAAGTTGTGCTCGTCAGCTTCCACGCCATCGCGACGCAGTTCGTTCCATGACGTCACCGACCACACGGCGGCGTCCACGCCCCAGTCCTCGGCCAGGAGCTTGCGGGCCTCACGTGCCCACGGCACCGCCACACCTGATGCCAAAAGCTGAGCCTTCGGGCCCTGCCCTGTATGGTCATCAACCTTGTAGATGCCCTTGATAATGCCGTCCACGTCCACATTTTCAGGTTCTGCGGGCTGATGAATCGGCTCGTTGTACACCGTCAGGTAATACATGACATTCGGGTCACGCGTATCCGAGGGATCGTGCTCGCAGAACATGCGCTTAATGCCATCCCACATGATGTAACGGATTTCGTAGGCGTAGGCGGGGTCGTACAGCACGAAACCGTGGTTGGCTGCACCCAGGATCGGGGAATGGCCGTCCAAATGCTGAAGACCCTCGCCGGTCAGGGTGGTACGTCCAGCTGTCGCGCCCACGACGAAGCCACGAGTCAGCTGGTCGGCAGCAGCCCAGAACTGGTCGCCGGTGCGCTGGAAACCGAACATCGAGTAGAAGATGTAGAACGGAATCATCGGCAGGTTGTGCGTCGCATACGAGGTGCCCACGACCTGCAAGGCAGCCGCAGATCCAGCCTCGGTAATACCGGTGTGCATCACCTGCCCCTGTTCGGATTCCTTGTAGGACAGCATCATGTCCGCGTCCACGGCAGTGTAATTCTGACCGTGCGTGTTGAAGATCCTGGCTGACGGGAAGATAGCGTCCAGACCGAACGTGCGTGCCTCATCGGGAATGATCGGCACGATGTGCCGACCAATATTCTTATCACGAAGCAGGTCTTTGAGCAGTCGGACCAGTGCCATTGTCGTGGCCACTTCGAGTTTTCCTGAGCCCTTCGACAAAGCCTCGAACGGCTTCATCGCAGGTTCAGGCAGGTGTGCATCGTCATGGGCACGACGCTCAGGCAGGTATCCGCCCAGCTTCTCCCGACGCTCCTTCATGTACAGCAACGCAGGATCGTCTGCCGGTGGCATGTAATACGGCGGCTTGTACGGATCTTTCTCGAGCTCCTCGTCGCTGATCGGGATCTGCAGACGGTCACGCAGCGCCTTCGCATCCTCCAGAGTCAGCTTCTTCATCTGGTGCGTCGAGTTGCGTCCTGCAAAATGCGTGCCGAGCGCGTATCCCTTAAT
The sequence above is a segment of the Schaalia radingae genome. Coding sequences within it:
- the aceE gene encoding pyruvate dehydrogenase (acetyl-transferring), homodimeric type, translated to MSTNQKHPVINGLLSQIPDNDPDETQEWIDSLTSLIDEKGGPRARYILLHMMDEARKRDVQLPQEYTTPYVNTIPVDQEPYFPGDEAMERQYRRWIRWNAAVQVTRAQRPGVGVGGHISSYASVATLYEVGLNHFFRGKDHPGGGDHIFFQGHASPGPYARAFLEGRLTEEEMDGFRQQVSVDGGLPSYPHPRQMPNFWEYPTVSLGLGPAEAIYQAWFDRYLQLRGIKDTSQQHTWAFLGDGEMDEPEARGMLQLAAQQGLDNLTFVVNANLQRLDGPVRGNGKIIQELEAFFKGAGWNVIKVIWGRGWDQLLAADKDNALVHLMDETLDGDYQTFKAKDGAYVREHFFGRDPRTKALVKDWTDEQIWALGRGGHDYRKVYAAYKAAMEHTGQPTVILAHTIKGYALGTHFAGRNSTHQMKKLTLEDAKALRDRLQIPISDEELEKDPYKPPYYMPPADDPALLYMKERREKLGGYLPERRAHDDAHLPEPAMKPFEALSKGSGKLEVATTMALVRLLKDLLRDKNIGRHIVPIIPDEARTFGLDAIFPSARIFNTHGQNYTAVDADMMLSYKESEQGQVMHTGITEAGSAAALQVVGTSYATHNLPMIPFYIFYSMFGFQRTGDQFWAAADQLTRGFVVGATAGRTTLTGEGLQHLDGHSPILGAANHGFVLYDPAYAYEIRYIMWDGIKRMFCEHDPSDTRDPNVMYYLTVYNEPIHQPAEPENVDVDGIIKGIYKVDDHTGQGPKAQLLASGVAVPWAREARKLLAEDWGVDAAVWSVTSWNELRRDGVEADEHNFLHPNEDPRYAYLTTKLSGSEGPFIGTSDYDALIIDQIRPWVPGYLYTLGADGFGISDTRRAARRYFHIDAESMVVRTLQALADQNQVDRAVVEQAIEKYQLHNVRIGADEAAASDE